A single window of Oncorhynchus kisutch isolate 150728-3 unplaced genomic scaffold, Okis_V2 scaffold846, whole genome shotgun sequence DNA harbors:
- the LOC116362576 gene encoding transmembrane emp24 domain-containing protein 3-like, which translates to MRSLGLCSLMFLVIVVCSTELTFELPDNDKQCFYEELQNGVKFDLDFQVIAGGNYDVDCFVTDPVNNVLYQERKKQYDSFSHTTTMKGTYKVCFSNEFSTFSHKTVYLDFRSGEERPLLPDMNRDTALTQMESACLSIHEILKVVSDSQTWYRLREAHDRIRAEDLHERVSYWSIGETIILFTVSIGQVLILRSFFSDKKGSVSANT; encoded by the exons ATGCGTTCCCTTGGACTGTGTAGTTTGATGTTTCTTGTGATCGTTGTTTGTTCCACGGAGTTGACGTTTGAGTTACCTGATAACGACAAGCAATGTTTCTATGAAGAGCTCCAGAATGGAGTGAAGTTTGACCTAGACTTTCAA GTGATTGCAGGAGGGAACTACGATGTGGACTGCTTTGTAACAGATCCAGTGAACAATGTCCTGTATCAGGAGAGGAAGAAGCAGTATGATAGCTTCTCTCACACCACCACTATGAAAGGAACCTACAAGGTCTGCTTCAGCAACGAGTTCTCTACCTTCTCCCACAAGACCGTCTACCTGGACTTCAGGTCCGGAGAGGAGAGACCCCTACTGCCTGACATGAACAGAGACACAGCCTTAACACAG ATGGAGTCGGCCTGTCTGTCCATCCATGAGATCCTGAAGGTAGTGTCTGACTCTCAGACCTGGTATCGGTTACGGGAGGCTCATGACCGCATCCGAGCAGAGGACCTCCATGAGCGTGTGTCCTATTGGTCGATAGGAGAAACTATAATCCTTTTCACTGTCAGCATTGGACAGGTTCTCATTCTCAGGAGCTTCTTCAGTGACAAGAAGGGCAGTGTTTCAGCCAACACATAG